A genomic window from Klebsiella quasipneumoniae subsp. quasipneumoniae includes:
- a CDS encoding LysM-like peptidoglycan-binding domain-containing protein, translating into MPGRFELTSTLAKIWHAPDHFRLLDPLPPMHRRGIIAGFLLVIIGILLPSDDSQNPASTSREANLNLQSQSQPQAGGNQAVPLPPITNTPTVSDADQMAPVAPEPIQDEQPDQAQTQQPAASQPYQSSSQQSAPGIEQQWRTYRIESGKTLAQLFRDHGLPATDVYAMAQVEGAGKPLSTLQSGQTVQIRQNANGVVTGLTIDTGNGQQVLFTRQSNGSFVRAR; encoded by the coding sequence ATGCCCGGGCGCTTTGAACTGACATCTACCCTGGCGAAAATCTGGCACGCCCCGGATCATTTTCGCCTCCTGGACCCACTGCCCCCGATGCACCGCCGGGGAATTATCGCTGGCTTCCTGTTGGTGATTATCGGCATTCTGCTTCCCTCAGACGATAGCCAAAACCCGGCGTCCACCAGCCGTGAAGCAAACCTGAATCTGCAGTCGCAGTCCCAACCGCAAGCTGGCGGCAATCAGGCCGTTCCGCTGCCGCCGATCACCAATACGCCTACCGTGAGCGATGCCGACCAGATGGCGCCGGTCGCCCCGGAGCCGATTCAGGATGAGCAACCGGACCAGGCGCAAACGCAGCAGCCCGCCGCCTCCCAGCCCTATCAATCCTCATCGCAGCAGTCCGCGCCGGGCATTGAACAGCAATGGCGGACCTATCGCATCGAGTCAGGCAAAACCCTGGCCCAGCTGTTCCGCGATCATGGGCTGCCGGCCACCGACGTTTACGCCATGGCGCAGGTTGAAGGCGCAGGTAAACCATTAAGCACGTTGCAGAGCGGACAGACGGTGCAGATTCGGCAGAACGCCAACGGCGTGGTCACCGGGCTCACTATTGATACCGGCAACGGACAGCAGGTGCTGTTTACCCGCCAGTCGAACGGCAGCTTTGTGCGCGCGCGCTAG